Proteins encoded within one genomic window of Fragaria vesca subsp. vesca linkage group LG1, FraVesHawaii_1.0, whole genome shotgun sequence:
- the LOC101310152 gene encoding uncharacterized protein LOC101310152 yields the protein MAAMASKLRQLQSKACQATQFVSKHGNTYYKEMLEKNKQYIQEPATVEKCSELSKQLFYTRLASLPGRKESLRKELDYVKGMWKNRQDLKVEDAGIAALFGLECFCWFCAGEIAGRGFTFTGYYV from the exons ATGGCGGCGATGGCTTCAAAGTTGCGTCAGTTGCAGTCGAAGGCTTGCCAAGCGACTCAGTTTGTGTCAAAGCATGGAAATACCTACTACAAGGAAATGTTGGAGAAGAACAAGCAATACATTCAGGAGCCAGCAACTGTGGAGAAATGCAGCGAGCTGTCAAAGCAATTGTTTTACACCAGACTTGCTAG TCTTCCGGGTCGAAAAGAATCATTGCGGAAGGAACTTGATTATGTCAAGGGCATGTGGAAGAACAGGCAGGATTTGAAGGTTGAAGATGCTGGAATTGCTGCTTTGTTTGGGCTGGAATGCTTCTGCTGGTTTTGTGCTGGTGAGATTGCAGGAAGGGGATTCACTTTCACCGGTTACTATGTCTGA